Proteins encoded within one genomic window of Arachis ipaensis cultivar K30076 chromosome B08, Araip1.1, whole genome shotgun sequence:
- the LOC107611654 gene encoding uncharacterized protein LOC107611654: MWNSLISSHEFVMHHHQRSTQPRLVYCSLESEGTDIMHCSVSSLLYNNELQPTTVEPLQMKYKTIQGSCNALLCMGEGLPYKILTLFNPCNRSVSLTVPFEYPGGKYRQPVFRGLGYDALRDKYKFVTGSKSSTVAAGGLRGRAKVCTFDANPSWKTVDHPVFPYYT, translated from the coding sequence ATGTGGAACTCCCTCATCTCCAGCCATGAATTCGTCATGCACCACCATCAACGCTCAACTCAGCCTCGATTAGTATATTGTAGTTTGGAATCTGAGGGGACTGACATCATGCATTGCTCTGTATCATCTCTTCTTTATAATAATGAGCTTCAACCAACTACAGTTGAGCCACTTCAGATGAAATACAAAACCATTCAGGGATCTTGCAACGCGTTGCTTTGCATGGGTGAAGGTCTTCCCTATAAAATTCTAACGTTGTTCAATCCTTGTAACCGTTCAGTATCCCTAACCGTTCCATTCGAGTACCCCGGCGGCAAGTATCGACAACCTGTATTTCGTGGCTTAGGGTATGATGCCCTACGTGACAAGTATAAGTTTGTTACGGGTTCTAAGTCATCTACTGTAGCTGCCGGTGGTTTGAGAGGTAGAGCTAAAGTTTGCACCTTCGATGCAAATCCTTCTTGGAAAACGGTTGATCATCCCGTGTTTCCATATTATACATAG
- the LOC107613563 gene encoding probable boron transporter 7 yields MGKMGTPFKGIIQDVKGRAECYKQDWVLSFCSGLRLLAPTFYIFFASALPVIAFGEQLSRDTDGSLSTVEALASTAICGIIHSIIGGQPLLIVGVAEPTVIMYSYLYNFSKKTPELGAKLFLPWAGWVNVWSALFLIVLGIFNACTVITRFTRVAGELFGMLITVLFFQQAIKGLVEEFGTPKNENQLAEEFQFQWRYINGLLGIIFSFGVLVTSLKTRKARTWLYGTGWLRSFIADYGVPLMVVLWTALSYVVPGKVPEGVPRRLVSPLPWESASLYHWTVVKDMGQVPFLYIVAAIIPAFMIAGLYFFDHSVSSQMAQQEEFNLQKPSAYHYDMFLLGIMTLICGLLGLPPSNGVIPQSPMHTKSLAVLRKQLIRKEVVKSAKECIKLKKTKSEIYGKMQAVFEEMDTDPTAKELENLKEAVMNPDAKDGTKKNFDLEEHIDDYLPVRVNEQRMTNLMQSLLIGLSVLAISIIKRIPTSVLWGYFAYMAIDSLPGNQFWERILLLFIAPRRRSRILEGSHASFVETVPFKTIAAFTGFQLAYFAVCYGMTWIPIGGILFPLPFFLLILVREHLLPRLFKPRDLQELDASEYEEILGAPRGSLSMSLQDKEPGNSDESVEDYCDAEILDEMTTSRGELKLRAVSFNDGNSNNDGDRSFNVRNRSFNVRNRRSFNARYRHSFNDRYLHSFNGNAV; encoded by the exons ATGGGGAAGATGGGAACCCCATTTAAGGGAATAATTCAAGATGTAAAAGGAAGAGCTGAATGCTACAAGCAAGATTGGGTTTTGTCATTCTGCTCTGGTCTAAG ATTATTGGCTCCAACATTCTACATATTCTTTGCTTCTGCTCTCCCTGTCATTGCTTTTGGAGAACAACTAAGTAGAGATACAG aTGGAAGCTTGAGCACTGTAGAAGCATTGGCATCTACTGCAATTTGTGGAATTATTCACTCTATAATTGGTGGCCAGCCTTTGTTGATTGTAGGAGTTGCTGAACCAACTGTTATAATGTACAGTTATCTCtacaatttcagcaagaaaacaCCTGAACTTGGTGCAAAACTCTTTCTGCCTTGGGCTGGATG GGTTAATGTATGGAGTGCACTCTTCTTGATTGTGCTTGGGATTTTTAATGCTTGCACTGTGATCACGAGGTTTACAAGGGTTGCGGGGGAGTTGTTCGGCATGCTAATTACTGTTCTTTTCTTTCAACAGGCTATTAAG GGATTGGTTGAGGAGTTCGGCACGCCGAAGAATGAAAACCAGTTGGCAGAAGAGTTTCAATTCCAATGGAGGTACATTAATGGATTGCTTGGAATCATTTTCTCTTTTGGAGTACTTGTCACTTCCCTTAAAACCAGAAAAGCAAGAACATGGCTATATGGAACAG GGTGGCTACGAAGTTTTATTGCAGATTATGGGGTTCCATTGATGGTAGTGTTATGGACTGCACTGTCTTATGTTGTGCCAGGCAAAGTTCCCGAAGGTGTTCCTCGAAGGTTGGTTTCTCCGCTTCCTTGGGAATCTGCATCTCTGTATCACTGGACAGTAGTGAAG GATATGGGGCAGGTTCCTTTTCTTTACATAGTTGCGGCAATTATTCCGGCTTTCATGATAGCAGGACTATACTTTTTCGATCATAGTGTATCTTCCCAGATGGCTCAACAGGAGGAATTCAATCTTCAAAAGCCATCTGCCTATCACTATGATATGTTTCTGCTTGGAATAATG ACTTTGATTTGCGGTCTTCTTGGCCTTCCTCCATCAAATGGAGTCATTCCGCAATCTCCCATGCATACAAAGAGTTTGGCAGTTCTTAGAAAGCAG TTGATCCGAAAGGAAGTGGTAAAAAGTGCCAAGGAATGCATTAAGCTGAAAAAGACAAAGTCTGAAATATATGGCAAGATGCAGGCTGTCTTTGAAGAGATGGATACAGATCCTACT GCCAAAGAGTTGGAGAATTTGAAGGAAGCTGTAATGAACCCTGATGCCAAGGATGGTACAAAGAAAAATTTTGATCTTGAGGAGCACATAGATGACTATCTACCAGTCCGGGTTAATGAGCAAAGAATGACCAACTTAATGCAGTCCCTTCTGATTGGCCTCTCAGTTTTGGCCATCTCTATTATCAAAAGGATACCTACCTCGGTTTTATGGGGATATTTCGCTTACATGGCAATCGATAGTCTACCAGGGAATCAGTTTTGGGAAAGGATATTGCTTCTCTTCATCGCTCCAAGACGACGTTCTAG AATTTTGGAAGGTTCTCATGCCTCATTTGTGGAGACAGTACCATTCAAGACCATAGCTGCTTTTACCGGCTTCCAGTTAGCATATTTCGCAGTCTGTTATGGAATGACATGGATACCTATAGGTGGAATTTTGTTTCCACTACCATTCTTCCTTCTCATACTTGTAAGGGAGCACCTGCTTCCAAGACTCTTCAAACCTCGAGATCTTCAAGAACTAGACGCTTCCGAATATGAGGAGATTCTTGGTGCTCCACGCGGTTCCCTTAGTATGTCACTGCAG gaTAAGGAACCGGGCAATAGCGATGAGAGTGTAGAAGATTATTGTGATGCTGAGATATTGGATGAGATGACAACCAGTAGGGGAGAGTTGAAACTCAGAGCTGTGAGCTTCAATGATGGGAACTCCAACAATGATGGAGATCGCAGTTTCAATGTTAGAAATCGCAGCTTCAATGTTAGAAATCGCCGCAGCTTCAATGCTAGATACCGCCACAGTTTCAATGATAGATACCTCCATAGCTTCAATGGAAATGCTGTTTGA
- the LOC110266106 gene encoding probable boron transporter 7, with the protein MSRILEGSHASYVETVPYKTIVTFTALQILYFGICFGLTWVPVGGILFPLPFFLLIVIRERLLPKMFNPDHLKELDSSEYEKVEGAPQPEPDTEDSGEEDEFCDAELLDEMTTHRGELKHRNVSFDRGQRTSVDHV; encoded by the exons atgagcAGAATTTTGGAAGGTTCTCATGCCTCATATGTGGAGACGGTACCATATAAAACGATAGTTACTTTTACAGCCTTGCAAATATTATACTTTGGAATCTGTTTTGGGTTGACATGGGTGCCAGTAGGTGGAATCTTGTTTCCACTACCATTCTTCCTTCTCATTGTTATAAGGGAACGCTTGCTTCCCAAAATGTTCAACCCGGACCATCTCAAAGAACTTGATTCCTCTGAATATGAGAAGGTTGAGGGTGCTCCGCAACCG GAACCTGACACCGAAGACAGCGGAGAAGAAGATGAGTTCTGTGATGCAGAGCTATTGGATGAGATGACAACACACAGGGGAGAGTTGAAACATAGAAACGTGAGCTTCGATAGAGGCCAACGCACCTCCGTTGATCATGTTTGA
- the LOC107611655 gene encoding probable boron transporter 7 has translation MYSYLYKFSISLPAIGKELFLPWAGWVCVWSALFLILLAIFNACSVITRFTRVAGELFGMLITVLFFQEAVKGVVEEFREPKSEHGEKAEFYWQYINGLFAVIFAFGVLLTSMKTRKARSWLYGTGWMRSLLADYGIPLMVVLWTAVSYAKPRGVPKDVPRRLDSPLPWEPQSLYHWTIVKDMGKVPIPYIFAGIIPAVMIAGLYFFDHNVASQMAQQHEYNLQKPSSYHYDMLLLGIMTLICGLLGVPPSNGVLPQSPMHTKSLAVLKRQMLRKKMVKSARECIRMNKTNSEIYGEMHDVLRRMDAEPTARELQNLREAVMNPDNKDGTSKGFDPEKHIDEHLPVRVKEQRVSNLLQSILIGLSVLAISVIKRIPTSVLWGYFAYMAIDSLPGNQFWERILLLFVTKSRRTRILEGSHASYVETVPYKTIVTFTALQILYFGICFGLTWVPVGGILFPLPFFLLIVIRERLLPKMFNPDHLKELDSSEYEEVEGAPQLEPDTEDSGEEDEFCDAELLDEMTTHRGELKHRNVSFDRGQRTSVDHV, from the exons ATGTATAGTTATCTTTACAAATTTAGCATAAGCCTTCCTGCAATTGGCAAAGAGCTCTTTTTGCCTTGGGCTGGATG GGTTTGTGTATGGAGTGCACTTTTCTTGATTCTACTTGCAATTTTTAATGCTTGTTCAGTTATCACAAGGTTTACAAGAGTTGCGGGCGAATTGTTTGGCATGCTAATTACAGTTCTCTTCTTTCAGGAGGCTGTAAAG GGAGTAGTCGAGGAATTCAGGGAGCCAAAATCTGAACATGGAGAAAAAGCTGAATTCTATTGGCAATACATTAACGGATTGTTTGCAGTCATTTTCGCTTTTGGAGTTCTTCTCACTTCCATGAAGACCAGGAAAGCAAGATCATGGCTATATGGAACAg GGTGGATGAGGAGCCTTCTTGCGGATTATGGGATTCCCTTGATGGTAGTGTTATGGACAGCAGTATCTTATGCTAAGCCAAGAGGTGTTCCTAAAGATGTTCCTAGAAGGTTGGATTCTCCACTTCCATGGGAACCTCAATCTCTCTATCATTGGACTATAGTAAAG gacatgggGAAGGTGCCGATTCCTTATATATTCGCGGGGATTATTCCGGCAGTGATGATAGCGGGATTATACTTTTTCGATCATAACGTAGCTTCCCAAATGGCTCAACAACATGAGTACAATCTTCAAAAGCCATCTTCCTACCACTATGATATGCTTTTGCTTGGAATAATG ACTCTGATCTGCGGTCTCCTGGGCGTTCCTCCGTCAAACGGAGTCCTTCCGCAGTCTCCAATGCATACAAAAAGTTTGGCAGTTCTTAagagacag ATGCTCCGAAAGAAAATGGTGAAAAGTGCCCGGGAATGCATTAGGATGAACAAGACCAATTCTGAAATATACGGAGAGATGCATGATGTTCTCAGACGAATGGATGCTGAGCCTACT GCTAGAGAGTTGCAGAATTTGAGAGAAGCTGTAATGAACCCTGACAACAAGGATGGAACTTCTAAAGGTTTTGATCCTGAGAAACACATAGATGAGCACCTACCAGTCAGGGTTAAAGAGCAAAGAGTGTCCAACTTATTGCAGTCCATTCTGATCGGCCTATCCGTTTTAGCCATCTCTGTTATCAAAAGGATACCTACCTCCGTTTTATGGGGATATTTCGCTTACATGGCAATCGATAGTTTACCCGGCAATCAATTCTGGGAAAGGATACTACTTCTCTTCGTCACTAAGAGCCGCCGTACCAG AATTTTGGAAGGTTCTCATGCCTCATATGTGGAGACAGTACCATATAAAACGATAGTTACTTTTACAGCCTTGCAAATATTATACTTTGGAATCTGTTTTGGGTTGACATGGGTGCCAGTAGGTGGAATCTTGTTTCCACTACCATTCTTCCTTCTCATTGTTATAAGGGAACGCTTGCTTCCCAAAATGTTCAACCCGGACCATCTCAAAGAACTTGATTCCTCTGAATATGAGGAGGTTGAGGGTGCTCCGCAACTG GAACCTGACACCGAGGACAGCGGAGAAGAAGATGAGTTCTGTGATGCAGAGCTATTGGATGAGATGACAACACACAGGGGAGAGTTGAAACATAGAAACGTGAGCTTCGATAGAGGCCAACGCACCTCCGTTGATCATGTTTGA